The Micromonospora sp. NBC_01740 genome includes a window with the following:
- a CDS encoding acyltransferase family protein — MSAPTPDHDLRRLPALDAVRVIGALAVVGHHVGFATGANTGDSGLGSWLSRLDVGVAVFFVLSGFLLFRPYAHSSATGQRSPSARRYLWRRATRILPAYWLTVVVCLLVLPQNQPASAGDWWRHLTLTQIYEPRQLRHGLSQTWSLATEATFYLLLPLLAVLLMRRRWRPGRSTVLIVAAGLAITAGWVALMGSGLLNLGLHTMWLPSYAGWFGAGMALATVHVSLRTGTGHRWRWLDDLGAAPLACWSVALAALAVATTPIVGPRDLAEPTAAEFGLKMALYALVAVMVVLPVAFGPATRTKAVLGGAVGRWLGRVSYGLFLWHPFVLEGVYIVGDRPNFSGDTGEIFLLTVAGGLILAAISYYAVERPFQRWNAPRPRRRGSTRENQSTVTAATAAN; from the coding sequence CCGCGTTGGACGCCGTACGGGTGATCGGCGCGCTGGCCGTCGTCGGGCACCACGTCGGGTTCGCCACCGGTGCCAACACCGGCGACTCGGGGCTGGGCAGCTGGTTGTCCCGCCTCGACGTGGGCGTCGCCGTCTTCTTCGTGCTCTCCGGCTTCCTGCTCTTCCGCCCGTACGCCCACTCGTCGGCCACCGGGCAGCGGTCCCCCTCCGCCCGGCGCTACCTGTGGCGCCGCGCGACCCGCATCCTGCCCGCCTACTGGCTGACCGTGGTGGTCTGCCTGCTGGTGCTGCCGCAGAACCAGCCGGCCTCCGCCGGCGACTGGTGGCGGCACCTGACGCTGACCCAGATCTACGAACCCCGGCAGTTGCGCCACGGCCTGAGCCAGACCTGGAGCCTCGCCACCGAGGCGACCTTCTACCTGCTGCTGCCGCTGCTCGCCGTGCTGCTGATGCGGCGGCGCTGGCGGCCCGGCCGGTCCACCGTCCTCATCGTGGCGGCGGGGCTGGCCATCACCGCCGGCTGGGTGGCCCTGATGGGATCGGGCCTGCTCAACCTGGGCCTGCACACCATGTGGCTGCCCTCGTACGCCGGCTGGTTCGGCGCCGGCATGGCGCTGGCGACCGTCCACGTGTCGCTGCGCACCGGCACCGGTCACCGCTGGCGGTGGCTGGACGACCTGGGCGCCGCACCGCTGGCCTGCTGGTCGGTCGCGCTGGCCGCCCTGGCCGTGGCCACCACGCCGATCGTGGGTCCCCGCGACCTGGCCGAGCCCACCGCCGCCGAGTTCGGGCTGAAGATGGCGCTGTACGCCCTGGTGGCGGTGATGGTGGTGCTGCCGGTGGCGTTCGGGCCGGCCACCCGCACCAAGGCCGTCCTCGGCGGCGCGGTCGGCCGGTGGCTCGGCCGGGTGTCCTACGGGCTGTTCCTCTGGCACCCGTTCGTGCTGGAGGGGGTCTACATCGTGGGCGACCGCCCGAACTTCAGCGGCGACACGGGCGAGATCTTCCTGCTCACCGTCGCCGGTGGGCTGATCCTCGCCGCCATCAGCTACTACGCCGTCGAGCGCCCCTTCCAGCGCTGGAACGCCCCCCGGCCGCGTCGGCGCGGGAGCACGAGGGAGAACCAGAGCACCGTCACGGCGGCGACCGCCGCCAACTGA
- a CDS encoding alpha-(1->3)-arabinofuranosyltransferase, with protein sequence MQQAPARPELTDRPDATSRRVWRLRLVAVCLGLSALAFLQDPGMIAIDTKVDLAVDPAGWLSRALHVWDPDGTFGQLQNQAYGYLWPMGPFFLLGEVLDIPAWVVQRLWWALVMTVACTGVVRLAERLHIGTPAARLLAGVAFALSPRLVTELGPISVEAWPSALAPWVLVPLVGLARGGSVRRAVTLSALVVACAGGVNATAVLAVVPLAGLWLVGLHPFRLRIRALVAWGLAVGTATAWWLVPLLLLGRYSPPFLDYIETAPVTTAPTDLTTVLRGASHWHAYLNGAYGPPWSAGWRLATEQPLVIATLVVAGLGLAGLARRGMPHRRFLVTGLLVGLALVGLGHVGAIDGFGAQTQRDFLDAAGAPLRNVHKFDVVLRLPLILGLAHLLGLVARAARAGDRPDVNPGLPRLLQPVRLRATLVSGTALVAVAGVAAPALAAGLPAQGSFREVPGYWHQATSWLDSNLGDDRVLVVPAARFPRYLWGSPSDEVTQPLLESPWAVRSSVPLTPPGTIRLLDAVESALANGEGSAGLADLLARSGVRYLLLRSDLDYGRSGATQPVVVRQALQRSPGIRPVRAFGPEVGGGQLPGNFVDHGLDVKVRALEVYEVAQPVSPVVAYDVKGLTTVVGGPESLLQIAAAGRLSDAPTVLVGDRPAGLTDGPVVLTDGMRRREVAFGQPHDNASATMTSADEARLGAPARDYLPPWGEGQATTVRYLGIGSVTASSSWSDAQPLVGGRPAHQPYAALDGSLATAWRSAPGTVTTEQWLEVELTEPQVVREVGIVFDTGADSLPTKITVSAGNQQAVVENPGQSVQVTVPAGYPTRRVRISIDEVFDIRAGFGGVGIAEITIPGVRAERTLAVPAPPATAAPASVVLTAAAGAAPCVFDEGRPICDGGLVRESEDGDRIDRTLSLPVAAGYDVALRVRPRAGGALNALLDGGGAAAVARGVTPVVAASSVGVSHPAARPGAVVDGDPATTWYAASSDRQPWLRLTWPKARQIAGLKVTLPPTAAAARPWQATVIGDGGMRGGVFDEGGSLVFDRPLKTDEITVLISDVVPANTFDPYRRLSQSLPVGVGELTVLPDGPVPRNDPEARVTLPCGTGPTVEVGAVRRRTALVASRRELAELREVDALLCGAGAKDPLPLAGAEVRVVAAASRLATPTRLVLTPHAVVPGPTDGSAAGSAGVAGSAQVPDAVQTPVRVDGWSATRRSLHLDGYPGQRVLALRENANPGWEATAGGERLTPFVVDGWQQGWLVPAGFSGEVLLRFAPDDGYVLALGAGAIALGGVALAALLPSRGVPVPVPAAGPPRRRRHRLLALLFGGTALLLVGGLAAVAVALLAAAGVVAGHALAPHLHPPDRRGLRRLYRVAGRWLPVAGFGLAGWYAVTRGGHTDAAPQLAAVAAVTVLWFSLVLPRRRGRGAFQRWKGRSTA encoded by the coding sequence ATGCAGCAGGCGCCGGCCCGCCCGGAGCTGACCGACCGACCGGACGCCACATCGAGAAGGGTGTGGCGTCTACGCTTGGTCGCGGTCTGTCTCGGTTTGTCGGCCCTGGCGTTCCTCCAGGATCCGGGCATGATCGCCATCGACACCAAGGTGGACCTGGCGGTCGATCCAGCCGGATGGCTGAGCCGCGCCCTGCACGTCTGGGACCCGGACGGAACCTTCGGCCAGCTTCAGAATCAGGCGTACGGCTACCTCTGGCCGATGGGCCCGTTCTTCCTGCTCGGCGAGGTGCTCGACATCCCGGCCTGGGTGGTGCAACGGCTCTGGTGGGCGCTGGTCATGACGGTGGCCTGCACCGGCGTGGTCCGGCTGGCCGAGCGGCTGCACATCGGCACGCCGGCCGCCCGCCTGCTCGCCGGGGTGGCCTTCGCGCTCTCCCCCCGGCTGGTCACCGAGCTGGGCCCGATCTCGGTGGAGGCATGGCCGAGCGCCCTCGCACCCTGGGTGCTGGTGCCCCTGGTGGGGCTGGCCCGAGGCGGCTCCGTACGCCGGGCGGTGACCCTGTCCGCGCTGGTCGTGGCGTGCGCCGGCGGCGTCAACGCGACGGCGGTGCTGGCCGTAGTGCCGCTCGCCGGTCTGTGGCTGGTCGGCCTGCACCCGTTCCGGCTGCGGATCCGGGCGCTCGTCGCCTGGGGGCTGGCGGTGGGCACCGCCACCGCCTGGTGGCTGGTGCCCCTGCTGCTGCTGGGCCGGTACAGTCCGCCGTTCCTGGACTACATCGAGACGGCGCCGGTCACCACGGCCCCCACCGACTTGACCACCGTGCTGCGCGGCGCCTCGCACTGGCACGCGTACCTCAACGGCGCGTACGGGCCGCCCTGGTCGGCCGGCTGGCGGCTGGCCACCGAGCAGCCGCTGGTGATCGCCACCCTGGTGGTGGCCGGCCTCGGCCTCGCCGGCCTGGCCCGGCGTGGGATGCCGCACCGGCGCTTCCTGGTCACCGGCCTGCTGGTCGGGCTGGCCCTGGTCGGGCTCGGCCACGTCGGCGCTATCGACGGGTTCGGCGCCCAGACGCAGCGGGACTTCCTCGACGCGGCCGGCGCGCCACTGCGCAACGTGCACAAGTTCGACGTGGTGCTGCGGCTGCCGCTCATCCTCGGCCTCGCCCACCTGCTGGGGCTGGTGGCGCGGGCGGCCCGCGCGGGCGACCGGCCCGACGTGAACCCGGGCCTGCCCCGACTGCTCCAGCCGGTGCGGCTGCGCGCCACGCTGGTCAGCGGCACCGCCCTCGTCGCGGTCGCCGGGGTGGCCGCCCCGGCGCTGGCCGCCGGACTGCCCGCCCAGGGCAGCTTCCGGGAGGTGCCCGGCTACTGGCACCAGGCGACCTCCTGGCTGGACAGCAACCTCGGCGACGACCGGGTGCTGGTGGTGCCCGCCGCCCGTTTCCCCCGCTACCTGTGGGGCAGCCCGAGCGACGAGGTCACCCAACCTCTGTTGGAGAGCCCCTGGGCGGTACGCAGTTCGGTGCCGCTCACCCCGCCGGGCACGATCCGGCTGCTCGACGCCGTCGAGTCGGCACTGGCCAACGGCGAGGGTTCCGCCGGGCTGGCCGACCTGCTCGCCCGCTCCGGCGTGCGGTACCTGCTGCTCCGCTCCGACCTCGACTACGGGCGCTCGGGCGCCACCCAACCGGTGGTGGTCCGGCAGGCACTGCAACGCTCGCCCGGTATCCGCCCGGTGCGGGCCTTCGGACCGGAGGTCGGCGGCGGCCAACTGCCCGGCAACTTCGTCGACCACGGACTGGACGTGAAGGTCCGGGCCCTGGAGGTGTACGAGGTCGCCCAGCCGGTCAGCCCCGTCGTCGCGTACGACGTGAAGGGCCTGACCACCGTGGTGGGCGGGCCGGAGTCGTTGCTCCAGATCGCGGCGGCCGGCCGGCTCTCCGACGCCCCGACGGTGCTCGTCGGGGATCGGCCGGCAGGGCTGACCGACGGCCCGGTGGTGCTCACCGACGGGATGCGCCGACGCGAGGTCGCGTTCGGGCAGCCGCACGACAACGCCTCGGCGACCATGACTTCCGCCGACGAGGCGAGGCTCGGCGCGCCCGCCCGGGACTACCTCCCGCCGTGGGGCGAGGGCCAGGCCACCACCGTGCGCTACCTGGGCATCGGGTCGGTCACCGCGTCGAGTTCCTGGTCCGACGCGCAGCCGCTGGTCGGCGGCCGACCGGCGCACCAGCCGTACGCGGCGCTCGACGGCAGCCTCGCCACCGCTTGGCGCTCGGCGCCCGGGACGGTCACCACCGAGCAGTGGCTGGAGGTGGAGCTGACCGAGCCGCAGGTGGTCCGCGAGGTGGGCATCGTCTTCGACACCGGCGCCGACTCCCTGCCCACGAAGATCACCGTCAGCGCCGGCAACCAGCAGGCGGTGGTGGAGAACCCGGGCCAGAGCGTGCAGGTCACCGTGCCCGCCGGCTACCCGACCCGGCGGGTGCGGATCTCCATCGACGAGGTCTTCGACATCCGGGCCGGCTTCGGCGGCGTCGGCATCGCCGAGATCACCATCCCGGGCGTGCGGGCCGAGCGCACCCTGGCCGTGCCGGCGCCCCCGGCGACCGCCGCCCCGGCCTCCGTGGTGCTCACCGCCGCCGCCGGTGCCGCGCCCTGCGTCTTCGACGAGGGGCGGCCGATCTGCGACGGCGGGCTCGTCCGGGAGTCCGAGGACGGCGACCGGATCGACCGGACGCTGAGCCTGCCGGTCGCCGCCGGCTACGACGTCGCGCTGCGGGTGCGCCCACGTGCGGGCGGCGCGCTGAACGCGCTGCTCGACGGCGGTGGCGCGGCGGCCGTCGCGCGCGGGGTCACCCCGGTGGTCGCCGCCTCCAGCGTCGGCGTCTCCCACCCCGCGGCCCGGCCGGGCGCGGTGGTCGACGGCGACCCGGCGACGACCTGGTACGCCGCCAGCTCCGACCGGCAGCCGTGGCTGCGCCTGACCTGGCCGAAAGCCCGCCAGATCGCCGGGCTGAAGGTGACCCTGCCGCCCACCGCGGCGGCGGCCCGCCCGTGGCAGGCGACCGTGATCGGCGACGGCGGCATGCGCGGCGGCGTCTTCGACGAGGGCGGCAGCCTGGTCTTCGACCGGCCGCTCAAGACGGACGAGATCACCGTGCTGATCTCCGACGTGGTGCCGGCCAACACCTTCGACCCGTACCGGCGGCTGTCACAGAGCCTGCCCGTCGGCGTCGGCGAGCTGACCGTGCTGCCGGACGGACCGGTGCCCCGCAACGACCCGGAGGCGCGCGTCACGCTCCCCTGCGGCACCGGGCCCACCGTCGAGGTCGGTGCGGTACGGCGCCGGACGGCGCTGGTGGCCAGCCGGCGGGAGCTGGCGGAGCTGCGCGAGGTGGACGCGCTCCTGTGCGGCGCCGGAGCGAAGGATCCACTGCCGCTGGCCGGCGCAGAGGTGCGGGTGGTGGCGGCGGCGAGCCGCCTGGCTACGCCCACCCGGCTCGTCCTGACGCCGCACGCCGTGGTCCCGGGGCCCACCGACGGCAGCGCGGCCGGCTCGGCGGGCGTCGCCGGCTCGGCGCAGGTCCCGGACGCCGTGCAGACTCCGGTCCGGGTGGACGGCTGGTCGGCCACCCGACGGTCGCTGCACCTGGACGGGTACCCGGGCCAGCGGGTGCTGGCCCTGCGCGAGAACGCGAACCCCGGGTGGGAGGCCACCGCGGGCGGCGAGCGACTCACCCCGTTCGTGGTGGACGGCTGGCAGCAGGGCTGGCTGGTGCCGGCCGGGTTCTCCGGCGAGGTGCTGCTGCGGTTCGCCCCGGACGACGGGTACGTCCTGGCGCTGGGCGCCGGCGCGATCGCGCTGGGCGGGGTCGCGCTGGCCGCCCTGCTCCCGAGTCGGGGTGTGCCGGTGCCGGTGCCGGCGGCGGGGCCGCCGCGTCGACGCCGGCACCGGCTGCTCGCCCTGCTGTTCGGCGGGACTGCGCTGCTGCTGGTCGGCGGCCTGGCCGCGGTCGCGGTGGCGCTGCTGGCGGCGGCCGGCGTGGTGGCCGGCCACGCGCTGGCGCCACACCTGCACCCACCGGACCGGCGCGGGCTGCGCCGGCTGTACCGGGTGGCCGGGCGCTGGTTGCCGGTGGCCGGCTTCGGGCTGGCCGGCTGGTACGCGGTGACCCGGGGTGGGCACACCGACGCGGCGCCTCAGTTGGCGGCGGTCGCCGCCGTGACGGTGCTCTGGTTCTCCCTCGTGCTCCCGCGCCGACGCGGCCGGGGGGCGTTCCAGCGCTGGAAGGGGCGCTCGACGGCGTAG
- a CDS encoding glycosyltransferase family 4 protein, which translates to MEAPPAATRHVLFLNWRDTRNPEGGGSEVYVERIAGELVRRGHRATLLCATHSAGPAEEITAAGVRVLRRGGRHTVYLRAALVYLAGALGLGPLTRRRGGRPDLIVDVGNGLPFLSALYARRPVIALVHHVHREQWPVVLGRWLAGFGWWVESWLAPRVYRRCQYVTVSAATRRELATLGIDPSRVAIVHNGTPDMTVGPVPRTPQPSLVVLGRLVPHKQVELALHAVAGLTGELPGLTLVVAGQGWWEPQLRQLAEELGVTDRVRFTGFISDAEKRELLASAWVALTPSLKEGWGLTIVEAGAVGTPTVAFRGAGGVEEALVDGETGLLADGVDDFVAKVRLLLTDDARRTAMGTAARAHAARFTWPISGEKFAALVTRAANVRSVVPAEQMEPVEPSYLVP; encoded by the coding sequence GTGGAAGCACCGCCTGCCGCCACCCGGCACGTACTTTTCCTCAACTGGCGCGACACCCGGAACCCGGAGGGCGGCGGTTCGGAGGTGTACGTCGAGCGGATCGCCGGTGAACTCGTACGCCGGGGCCACCGGGCCACCCTGCTCTGCGCCACCCACTCCGCCGGCCCGGCCGAGGAGATCACCGCCGCCGGCGTACGCGTGCTGCGGCGCGGCGGCCGACACACCGTCTACCTGCGCGCCGCGCTCGTCTACCTGGCCGGAGCCCTGGGCCTCGGGCCGCTGACCCGGCGCCGGGGCGGTCGCCCCGACCTGATCGTGGACGTCGGCAACGGCCTACCCTTCCTGTCCGCCCTGTACGCCCGCCGGCCGGTCATCGCACTCGTGCACCACGTGCACCGTGAGCAGTGGCCGGTGGTGCTGGGCCGCTGGCTGGCCGGCTTCGGCTGGTGGGTCGAGTCCTGGCTCGCCCCGCGCGTCTACCGCCGCTGCCAGTACGTGACCGTCTCGGCAGCCACCCGGCGGGAACTGGCCACCCTCGGCATCGACCCGTCCCGGGTCGCCATCGTGCACAACGGCACCCCCGACATGACGGTGGGGCCGGTGCCGCGCACCCCGCAGCCGTCCCTGGTGGTGCTCGGCCGGCTGGTGCCGCACAAGCAGGTCGAGCTGGCCCTGCACGCGGTTGCCGGGCTCACCGGCGAGCTGCCGGGGCTCACCCTCGTGGTCGCCGGCCAGGGCTGGTGGGAGCCGCAGCTGCGCCAGCTCGCCGAGGAGTTGGGCGTCACCGACCGGGTCCGGTTCACCGGCTTCATCAGTGACGCCGAGAAGCGGGAGCTGCTGGCCAGCGCCTGGGTCGCGCTCACCCCCTCGCTCAAGGAGGGCTGGGGGCTGACCATCGTGGAGGCCGGGGCGGTCGGCACGCCGACGGTGGCGTTCCGCGGTGCCGGCGGAGTCGAGGAGGCGCTCGTCGACGGCGAGACCGGCCTGCTCGCCGACGGTGTCGACGACTTCGTCGCCAAGGTGCGGCTGCTGCTGACCGACGACGCTCGGCGCACCGCGATGGGCACGGCGGCGCGGGCGCACGCGGCCCGCTTCACCTGGCCGATCTCGGGCGAAAAATTCGCGGCCCTCGTGACGAGGGCCGCGAACGTTCGGAGCGTGGTGCCGGCGGAGCAGATGGAACCGGTGGAGCCGTCCTACCTCGTGCCGTAG